In Mercenaria mercenaria strain notata chromosome 13, MADL_Memer_1, whole genome shotgun sequence, a single window of DNA contains:
- the LOC123543043 gene encoding histidine-rich glycoprotein-like, producing the protein MQHYIHNTHTIPYTHHHTTPHHNTSHHATLHPQHTHHTIHTPPHHTTPQYITPCNTTSKTHTHHTAHTTPHKHTTTPHHTTIHHTMLHYIHNTHTIPHTHHHTNTPPHHTTIHYTILHYIHNTHTIPHTHTTTPCFTKSTTHTPYHTHTPPHHTLLNPQHTHHTTHTPPPHHVLLNPQLNPQHTHHTAHTPQYITPCNTTSTTHTPYHTHTTTPHHTTPQYITPCNTTSKTHTPYRTHNTTQTHHHTTPHHNTSHHATLHPQHTHHTAHTPPHKHTTTPHHNTLHHTTLHPQHTHHTTHTPPPHHALLNPQHTHHTTHTHHHTILY; encoded by the coding sequence ATGCAACACTacatccacaacacacacaccaTACCATACACAcaccaccacaccacaccacaccacaataCATCACACCATGCAACACTacatccacaacacacacaccaTACCATACACAcaccaccacaccacaccacaccacaataCATCACACCATGCAACACTACatccaaaacacacacacaccataccGCACACACAACACCACACAAACAcaccaccacaccacaccacaccacaataCATCACACCATGCTACACTacatccacaacacacacaccaTACCGCACACACACCACCACACAAACAcaccaccacaccacaccacaataCATTACACCATACTACACTacatccacaacacacacaccataccacacacacacaccaccacacCATGCTTTACTAAatccacaacacacacaccataccacacacacacaccaccacacCATACTTTACTAAATCCACAACACACACATCAtaccacacacacaccaccaccacaccaTGTTTTACTAAATCCACAACTAAatccacaacacacacaccaTACCGCACACACACCACAATACATCACACCATGCAACACTacatccacaacacacacaccaTACCATACACAcaccaccacaccacaccacaccacaccacaataCATCACACCATGCAACACTACATCCAAAACACACACACCATACCGCACACACAACACCACACAAACAcaccaccacaccacaccacaccacaataCATCACACCATGCTACACTACATCCACAACACACACATCATACCGCACACACACCACCACACAAACAcaccaccacaccacaccacaataCATTACACCATACTACACTacatccacaacacacacaccataccacacacacaccaccaccacaccaTGCTTTACTAAatccacaacacacacaccataccacacacacacaccaccacacCATACTTTACTAA